A stretch of the Haloplanus aerogenes genome encodes the following:
- a CDS encoding DUF58 domain-containing protein, with product MIRRVRRYQGLVAAAVLLVSVGVGTGTPTLLLAGIVPLAFVVQGALSTLQPLDEQVRVEREVRPETPLPGQPVEVTLTVTNVGASILPDLRVRDGVPEELAIREGAASAGAALRPGESVTAEYTLTANRGRYAFQPVRLRASSVSGTVVAETTREADGPGAFECRIDAEDVPLRRRTTAFSGSLATDTGGVGVEFHATRDYRAGDPVSRINWRRYAKTGELSTVEYREQRAARVAVLIDGRDPNHVAAGASLPTGATLCAYAGTLAVRVLRDEGHHVGVGALGPADPITGRRPAWVPPDADGFAAHAAAVCNAAATGAEEAVTARTTPAATTRATTDGGRDAALVRFLGHLPATAQVILCTPALDDAVASMVETIRTHGHETTVLSPAVTPESVGGRTLALERGIRLDRMREVGATVVDWDREERLPVALARTLQAGGTR from the coding sequence GTGATCCGTCGCGTCCGCCGGTATCAGGGACTGGTTGCCGCGGCAGTCCTGCTCGTCTCCGTCGGCGTCGGCACGGGCACGCCGACGCTCCTGCTCGCGGGTATCGTGCCGCTCGCGTTCGTCGTGCAGGGGGCGCTGTCCACGCTCCAGCCACTCGACGAACAGGTGCGGGTCGAGCGCGAGGTTCGACCGGAGACGCCGCTCCCGGGACAGCCGGTCGAGGTGACGCTGACGGTGACGAACGTCGGGGCGTCGATCCTGCCGGATCTGCGGGTGCGGGACGGCGTACCCGAGGAACTCGCGATCCGCGAGGGAGCGGCGAGCGCGGGCGCGGCGCTCCGGCCCGGCGAGTCGGTGACCGCCGAGTACACGCTGACCGCGAACCGCGGTCGCTACGCCTTCCAGCCGGTCCGGTTGCGGGCGTCGAGCGTGAGCGGGACGGTCGTCGCGGAGACGACCCGTGAGGCCGACGGCCCCGGCGCGTTCGAATGTCGGATCGACGCCGAGGACGTGCCGCTTCGGCGCCGGACCACCGCCTTCTCGGGGTCGCTGGCGACCGACACCGGCGGCGTCGGCGTCGAGTTCCACGCCACCCGCGACTACCGCGCCGGCGACCCGGTCAGCCGGATCAACTGGCGGCGCTACGCCAAGACGGGCGAGCTCTCGACGGTCGAGTACCGCGAACAGCGCGCGGCGAGGGTGGCGGTGTTGATCGACGGGCGCGACCCGAACCACGTCGCCGCCGGGGCGTCGCTCCCCACCGGCGCGACGCTGTGTGCGTACGCCGGGACGCTCGCCGTGCGCGTCCTCCGCGACGAGGGGCACCACGTCGGCGTCGGGGCGCTCGGGCCGGCCGATCCGATCACCGGCCGCCGACCGGCGTGGGTGCCGCCCGACGCCGACGGCTTCGCGGCCCACGCGGCCGCCGTCTGCAACGCCGCCGCGACGGGAGCGGAGGAGGCCGTGACCGCGCGGACGACGCCGGCGGCGACGACGCGAGCGACGACCGACGGCGGACGCGACGCCGCCCTCGTCCGCTTCCTCGGCCATCTCCCCGCGACGGCGCAGGTGATTCTCTGCACGCCGGCACTCGACGACGCGGTGGCGTCGATGGTCGAGACGATCCGCACCCACGGCCACGAAACGACCGTCCTCTCGCCGGCGGTGACGCCGGAGTCGGTCGGCGGCCGGACGCTCGCGCTGGAGCGAGGGATTCGACTCGACCGGATGCGAGAGGTCGGGGCGACCGTCGTCGACTGGGATCGGGAGGAGCGGTTGCCGGTGGCGCTGGCCCGGACGTTGCAGGCGGGAGGGACGCGATGA
- a CDS encoding DUF7269 family protein: protein MTWRRFAVAVAVGGVVFAVWYGFAPGTLPAGVREPLDTLGVDRGLALAFAGSVAGVLGLLYAWLSEPDGETPIGDGPNDTPGRPVTVAGAELSARYERAVENGGPDAGGDDPLRRRLRAVVVESHRHEQEDHDAAEAYVDRGEWTDDRYAAAFLTTTTAVDYPWYHRLYAWLYPGRAYERRVERTLAAVEEACAERLSGYEAPPSSRGGRLRALRRALEGSS, encoded by the coding sequence ATGACGTGGCGGCGGTTCGCCGTCGCCGTCGCCGTCGGCGGCGTCGTCTTCGCGGTCTGGTACGGGTTCGCGCCGGGGACGCTCCCAGCGGGGGTTCGGGAGCCGCTCGACACGCTCGGCGTCGACCGCGGCCTCGCACTGGCGTTCGCCGGATCGGTCGCCGGCGTCCTGGGCCTGCTGTACGCGTGGCTCTCCGAGCCGGACGGCGAGACGCCGATAGGGGACGGTCCGAACGACACGCCGGGACGACCAGTCACCGTCGCCGGCGCGGAACTCTCGGCGCGGTACGAGCGGGCGGTCGAGAACGGCGGTCCCGACGCTGGCGGCGACGACCCCCTCCGCCGACGGCTCCGCGCGGTGGTCGTCGAAAGTCACCGGCACGAACAGGAGGACCACGACGCGGCGGAAGCGTACGTCGACCGAGGAGAGTGGACCGACGACCGGTACGCGGCCGCCTTCCTCACCACTACCACTGCCGTCGACTACCCGTGGTACCACCGCCTGTACGCGTGGCTCTATCCCGGCCGCGCCTACGAGCGGCGGGTCGAACGGACGCTCGCGGCCGTCGAGGAGGCGTGTGCCGAGCGGCTATCGGGATACGAGGCGCCGCCGTCGTCGCGGGGTGGTCGGCTCCGGGCGCTCCGCCGGGCACTGGAGGGGTCGTCGTGA